AAAGGAGATTCCGGATGAAAGTAATACTCAAGGACGACATTAAAAATCTGGGCACAATGGGGCAGATAGTGGATGTCTCTGACGGATTTGCCCGCAATTACCTGGTTCCAAAGGGGCTGGCAGTGGAAGCCAATACAAAAAACGTCAAAGCCCTCGAGCATGACAAGAGAATCATACAGGAAAAGGCAAAAAAGATTAAGAATCAGGCCCAGGAATTTTCTGAAAAGATTTCCGGCATGACGCTTATTATTAAGGCAAAGGCTGGCGAAGAAGGAAAGCTCTTCGGCTCCGTGACATCAATGGACATTGCTGAGCAGATGAAGCACGAAGGGATAGAGATAGATAAAAAGAAGATCTCAATTGAAGAGCCGATAAAGAGGATCGGCTCGTTTACCGTGAGCATAAAGACGCATCCGGAGATAACCGCGCAGCTCAATGTTCAGGTTGTTGAGGAATGAAACAGACCGATGTGCATCTTGAAAAGCTGCCGCCTCAGAATCTTGAGGCCGAGCAGTCTGTTCTTGGTGCCGTCCTGATCGACAATGACGCCCTCCCCCGGGTTCTCGAAATCCTTGATCCAGAAGACTTCTACAAGCTTTCCCACAGAAAGATATTCAATGCGATGACAGAGCTTTTCGACAAAAACGAACCGATCGACCTCATTACCCTGACCGATCAGCTCAAAAAAAAGGATGAGCTCGATGCAGTAGGAGGGATATCATATCTTTCCACACTCGTCAATATGATCCCGACTGCAGCTAATGTGAAATACCACTCGAATATTGTCAGGGAGAAGGCGCTTGTGAGGGGGCTTCTGAAGTCTGCCACAGAGATAGCGGGAAAGGTATATGAAGATACCCTTGATGCCGAAGACCTCGTTGACTATGCGGAAAAATCAATATTCGATATCTCCGATAAAAGGATTAAAGTATCGTTTGTGACGCTGAAGGATGTCATTAAGGACAGCTTCGAGATGATCGAGCATCTCTATGACAAGAAAGAGACAGTGACGGGAATTCCTTCCGGTTTCCGGGACCTTGACGATTTGACCACAGGGTTTCAGAAAGGCGACCTCATAGTAGTCGGCGGCCGTCCTTCAATGGGAAAGACCGCATTTACTCTTAATATCGCGCAGCATGTGGGGCTTGAACTCAGGGAACCGATTGCGATTTTCAGTCTTGAGATGTCAAAGGAACAGCTTGCGCTGAGGATGCTCTGCTCCGAGGCGATGGTAAACTCCAACAGCATCAGAAAGGGGTTCATCAGGAAAGAGGACTGGCACAAACTGACAAGCGCGGCAAGCAACCTCACGGGAGCGCCTATTTTTATTGATGATTCATCGAGTATCACGGTTCTTGAGCTGAGGGCAAAGGCAAGGCGTCTGAAAATGGAACACGGCCTCAGCCTCATTATCGTGGATTATCTTCAGCTCATGAAAGGCAAGGGGAGTTTTGAGAGACGTGAGCAGGAGATTTCAGACATATCACGATCTCTGAAAGGTCTCGCAAAGGAACTGAGCGTGCCGGTGATCGCCGTCAGCCAGCTCAACAGGAGCGTGGAATCACGGAGGCCGCCGAAACCCATGCTGGCAGACCTCAGAGAATCAGGTGCCATTGAACAGGATGCCGATGTGATACTCTTTCTTTACCGGCCGGAGGTATACGAAAAAGACAATCCGGCCAATAAGGGGAAGGCGGAAGTGGATATCGCCAAGCAGAGAAACGGTCCTGCCGGCGTGACGGTCAATCTGACATATCTTTCAAGCTGCACAAGGTTCATGAACATGACAGACAGGGGATTCGAAGAGATGGACGAGGAGACGTTTTGAGAAGATCACCAGCGGTCGCAGGACAATTCTATCACGGAAATGCGGCAAAGCTGTCGCAGCAGGTCGCACAGTATATAGACAGAAGCGCAAAGAAAGAGCGAGTCATAGGCGCGATCAGCCCGCATGCAGGGCTTATGTATTCAGGCTCTGTTGCAGGAGCGGTGTACTCTGCGATAGAGTTCCCGGATACATTCGTGCTCCTGGGGCCGAATCATACGGGGCTCGGAACGCCGGTATCTCTCATGGAATCCGGAGAATGGGAAATCCCTACCGGTATGTTTGAGGTTGATAAGGTGCTCTCCCATAAAATCGCCATGCATGCGCCCGTGGCAGCGAAGGATTCGAAGGGGCATATGTTCGAACATTCGCTCGAGGTGCAGCTTCCTTTTATTGCATATTTCCGGAAGCAGGTGAAGATTGTCCCGATTACCATTCTGACAGCTTCGCTTGATGAGT
This window of the Nitrospirota bacterium genome carries:
- the rplI gene encoding 50S ribosomal protein L9 encodes the protein MKVILKDDIKNLGTMGQIVDVSDGFARNYLVPKGLAVEANTKNVKALEHDKRIIQEKAKKIKNQAQEFSEKISGMTLIIKAKAGEEGKLFGSVTSMDIAEQMKHEGIEIDKKKISIEEPIKRIGSFTVSIKTHPEITAQLNVQVVEE
- the amrB gene encoding AmmeMemoRadiSam system protein B, giving the protein MRRSPAVAGQFYHGNAAKLSQQVAQYIDRSAKKERVIGAISPHAGLMYSGSVAGAVYSAIEFPDTFVLLGPNHTGLGTPVSLMESGEWEIPTGMFEVDKVLSHKIAMHAPVAAKDSKGHMFEHSLEVQLPFIAYFRKQVKIVPITILTASLDECRLLGEGIAKAVKEVTYPVVLIASSDMSHYVTDTSARQKDRKAIDRMLSLDPEGLFETVARERISMCGYLPATATLFAAKALGARSARLVKYTTSGEVSGDYDQVVGYAGIVLR
- the dnaB gene encoding replicative DNA helicase, yielding MKQTDVHLEKLPPQNLEAEQSVLGAVLIDNDALPRVLEILDPEDFYKLSHRKIFNAMTELFDKNEPIDLITLTDQLKKKDELDAVGGISYLSTLVNMIPTAANVKYHSNIVREKALVRGLLKSATEIAGKVYEDTLDAEDLVDYAEKSIFDISDKRIKVSFVTLKDVIKDSFEMIEHLYDKKETVTGIPSGFRDLDDLTTGFQKGDLIVVGGRPSMGKTAFTLNIAQHVGLELREPIAIFSLEMSKEQLALRMLCSEAMVNSNSIRKGFIRKEDWHKLTSAASNLTGAPIFIDDSSSITVLELRAKARRLKMEHGLSLIIVDYLQLMKGKGSFERREQEISDISRSLKGLAKELSVPVIAVSQLNRSVESRRPPKPMLADLRESGAIEQDADVILFLYRPEVYEKDNPANKGKAEVDIAKQRNGPAGVTVNLTYLSSCTRFMNMTDRGFEEMDEETF